The following coding sequences lie in one Miscanthus floridulus cultivar M001 unplaced genomic scaffold, ASM1932011v1 fs_884_1_2, whole genome shotgun sequence genomic window:
- the LOC136533452 gene encoding LOW QUALITY PROTEIN: protein ETHYLENE-INSENSITIVE 2-like (The sequence of the model RefSeq protein was modified relative to this genomic sequence to represent the inferred CDS: deleted 1 base in 1 codon) → MDATDVQQSMGFMESRGGMPKFFHALGPALLISMGYIDLGKWVAAVEAGSRFGFDLVLLALLFNFTAIVCQYLAACIGTVTGKNLAEICHQEYNQPTCIFLGVQAGLSLLTSELTMIFGIALGFNLLFEYDDLITGICFATVVPNLLPYAISHLGKKMEGTVNACIAGFALLSYVLGLLVSQPQIPLTMNVIFPKISGESAYSLMALLGANIMAHNFYIHSTVVQGQKKSSAVGLGALFHDHLFSILFIFTGIFMVNYVLMNSAAVESTNTLLITFQDVVELMNQIFVNPLAPTIFLVVLLFSSHIISLTSAIGSQVISQHLFGINLPLSGHHLLLKVFAIVPTLYWAKVAGAEGIYQLLIICQIIQAMLLPSSVIPLFRVASSRSIMGAHRVSLHLEILGFLAFLLMLFSNIIFVAEMLFGDSGWMNNLKGYTGSPVVLPYTFFVLVACVSVAFSLYLAVTPLRSGSHEAESHEWSVHSQRELLNTPQEREDVKVDNVTYEEDQRSDVGPSPRDVPDSHPELAMDYMDTSDTAVESDHDSQQSTAYASTAPETCPSPSFTREETKSVVAVNWPEPLENVPTSTVLEESTVESVVSRMTTERDVLVETDVFSAKDKEDMHALESEKSIVDSTPCVSDDGPPSLTFNRGKGSDAGNGNGSLSRLSGLGRAARRQLAASLDEFWGHLFDYHGKLTQEASTKKFGILLGIDLRKPSTAVRTDKQAVEIPKNPLVRDSLRGAAFLSSSVDLMSPKNETSNLELAYGLQRGPGMGLSSWSQGMQLPNTQLQSSSNSLLEQSARLNSNFSAPSYSDNNQFYQPATIHGYQLTSYLKQMNASRNPYSSMPLDPQRLPKSSGSAVPTYVDSVMHARNHNLLASLGATPSQIPATSRVGSMMPERSYYDPSTADGNENAGSPSYSKKYHSSPDMSGIIAASRAALLNEAKLGGAIGPQSYLSRLASERSQYANSTARPAAPLAFDELSPPKLQSDIFSAQSNMSPSARSLWAKQPFEQLFGMSSAELSKGDFNLSGRSGGMAKDDFSYKESEAKLLQSFRFCIMKLLKLEGSGWLFKQNGGCDEDLIDRVAASEKLLMQGTTENQLLHGDLQQHSSDQVGIQYMRTLPNCGEDCVWRASLVVSFGVWCIRRVLDMSRVESRPELWGKYTYVLNRLQGILDPAFSKPRSALTICACLQKDIRVLNSPPHSGLTAMGPIPIPIRGTFTTAVVVLEMIKDVETAVSGRKGRSGTAAGDVAFPKGKENLASVLKRYKRRLASKGQ, encoded by the exons ATGGATGCCACGGATGTTCAACAGAGCATGGGATTTATGGAGTCCAGGGGTGGTATGCCTAAGTTTTTCCATGCCCTTGGACCAGCACTCCTGATTTCAATGGGGTACATTGATCTCGGGAAGTGGGTGGCAGCCGTTGAAGCTGGTTCTCGTTTTGGATTCGACCTGGTGTTGCTGGCTCTCCTTTTCAACTTCACTGCCATTGTATGTCAGTACCTTGCTGCTTGCATTGGCACTGTCACAGGGAAGAATCTTGCAGAG ATATGCCACCAAGAGTACAACCAGCCAACATGTATTTTCCTGGGTGTTCAAGCTGGATTGTCCTTGTTGACATCAGAGCTGACTATG ATTTTTGGCATAGCACTCGGATTCAACCTCCTGTTTGAATATGATGATCTCATCACAGGGATATGCTTTGCAACAGTGGTGCCTAATCTGCTACCATATGCTATATCCCACCTG GGAAAGAAGATGGAAGGGACAGTAAATGCCTGCATAGCAGGATTTGCACTTCTTAGTTATGTGCTTGGCTTATTGGTTAGCCAGCCACAAATTCCTCTCACAATGAACGTAATATTTCCCAAGATCAGTGGTGAGAGTGCTTACTCTCTGATGGCGCTTCTTGGTGCAAACATAATGGCACACAACTTCTACATTCATTCAACAGTTGTCCAG GGTCAGAAAAAGTCATCTGCAGTTGGTCTTGGCGCCTTATTTCACGACCATCTTTTTTCAATATTGTTCATTTTTACTGGAATCTTTATGGTGAACTATGTTCTAATGAACTCTGCAGCAGTGGAATCTACTAATACTCTTCTCATTACCTTCCAAGATGTTGTAGAGCTAATGAATCAG ATTTTTGTAAACCCTCTGGCACCAACTATATTTTTAGTGGTTCTTCTCTTCTCCAGCCACATCATCTCGCTGACATCTGCTATCGGTAGCCAAGTGATTTCACAGCATTTATTTGGTATAAACCTTCCTCTTTCTGGACATCATCTCCTACTGAAGGTTTTTGCCATAGTTCCTACTCTATACTGGGCGAAAGTTGCAGGAGCTGAAGGGATTTACCAATTATTAATTATATGCCAGATTATCCAGGCCATGCTCCTTCCATCTTCAGTCATCCCACTTTTTCGTGTTGCTTCATCAAGATCAATAATGGGAGCCCATAGAGTGTCTTTGCATCTGGAGATACTGGGTTTTCTTGCATTTCTCCTTATGCTATTTTCAAATATCATATTTGTGGCAGAAATGCTATTTGGCGACAGTGGCTGGATGAACAATCTGAAAGGATATACTGGAAGCCCTGTGGTGCTCCCATATACTTTTTTCGTTTTAGTTGCATGTGTATCTGTGGCTTTTTCACTGTACCTGGCTGTTACACCATTGAGATCTGGAAGCCATGAAGCTGAATCCCATGAATGGTCTGTGCATTCTCAGAGAGAACTCTTGAATACTCCTCAAGAAAGGGAAGATGTTAAGGTGGACAATGTTACATATGAGGAAGATCAGAGATCAGATGTTGGCCCTTCTCCCAGGGATGTGCCTGACAGCCATCCGGAACTGGCCATGGACTATATGGATACTTCTGACACTGCTGTAGAATCTGATCACGACTCTCAACAATCTACTGCTTATGCATCCACTGCTCCTGAAACCTGCCCCTCCCCGTCATTTACTCGTGAGGAGACAAAATCAGTTGTTGCAGTCAACTGGCCGGAGCCTTTGGAGAATGTTCCTACTTCTACTGTGTTAGAGGAAAGCACAGTAGAAAGTGTGGTATCTAGGATGACGACTGAAAGAGATGTTTTAGTAGAAACAGATGTTTTCTCAGCTAAGGATAAGGAAGATATGCATGCTTTGGAGTCTGAGAAGTCAATTGTTGATAGCACCCCTTGTGTGTCTGATGATGGTCCACCATCCCTTACCTTCAACAGGGGAAAAGGCTCAGATGCAGGAAATGGAAATGGTAGTCTCTCGAGGTTATCTGGTTTGGGCCGTGCAGCAAGGAGGCAGCTAGCTGCTAGTCTTGATGAGTTCTGGGGGCATCTGTTTGACTACCATGgtaagctcactcaagaagctagcaCAAAAAAGTTTGGTATCTTGCTTGGGATAGACCTTAGAAAACCTAGCACAGCTGTAAGAACGGATAAGCAAGCTGTTGAAATACCCAAGAATCCACTTGTGAGAGACTCATTGCGGGGGGCAGCTTTTTTGTCAAGCTCAGTGGACCTGATGTCCCCTAAGAATGAGACATCGAACTTGGAACTTGCATATGGGCTTCAGAGGGGACCGGGCATGGGATTGTCAAGCTGGTCTCAGGGTATGCAGCTACCAAATACACAGCTGCAGAGCTCAAGCAACAGCCTACTTGAGCAAAGTGCAAGATTAAACTCAAATTTTAGTGCGCCATCTTATTCAGACAACAATCAGTTCTACCAACCTGCAACAATTCATGGGTACCAGCTCACGTCTTACTTGAAACAGATGAATGCCAGCCGAAACCCTTACTCTAGCATGCCACTGGACCCACAGCGGCTTCCG AAATCATCTGGGTCTGCTGTGCCAACCTATGTTGATTCCGTGATGCATGCTCGTAATCATAATCTGCTTGCTTCACTGGGTGCTACTCCTTCACAGATTCCTGCAACATCCCGCGTAGGCTCAATGATGCCTGAAAGATCGTATTATGATCCTTCCACTGCTGATGGGAATGAAAATGCTGGTTCACCTTCTTACTCAAAAAAGTACCACAGCTCACCTGATATGTCTGGAATAATCGCTGCAAGTAGAGCTGCACTGTTGAATGAAGCAAAGTTGGGTGGTGCCATTGGACCCCAGTCATACCTTAGCAGGCTGGCGTCAGAAAGATCTCAATATGCAAACTCAACAGCCAGGCCTGCGGCTCCATTAGCATTTGACGAGCTTTCACCTCCTAAGCTCCAGAGTGATATCTTCTCGGCACAGTCGAACATGAGCCCAAGTGCTAGATCCCTTTGGGCTAAGCAACCATTTGAGCAATTGTTTGGCATGTCAAGTGCAGAGCTCAGTAAAGGTGACTTTAATCTTTCAGGCAGATCAGGTGGCATGGCCAAGGATGATTTCTCTTATAAGGAATCTGAGGCGAAGCTTCTTCAGTCCTTCAGATTCTGCATTATGAAGCTCCTTAAGCTAGAGGGATCAGGGTGGCTGTTCAAGCAAAATGGTGGTTGCGATGAAGATCTAATTGACCGAGTTGCTGCATCTGAGAAGTTATTGATGCAAGGGACTACTGAGAATCAACTGCTTCATGGTGATCTTCAGCAACATTCTTCTGATCAGGTGGGCATCCAATACATGCGCACACTTCCCAACTGTGGGGAGGACTGTGTTTGGCGCGCATCACTCGTTGTTAGTTTTGGTGTCTGGTGCATCCGCCGAGTGCTGGACATGTCTCGAGTGGAAAGCAGACCAGAACTTTGGGGCAAGTATACCTATGTCCTTAACCGTCTTCAG GGAATCTTGGATCCTGCATTCTCCAAGCCTCGGAGTGCTCTGACCATATGTGCTTGTCTTCAGAAAGACATCAGAGTGCTCAATAGTCCACCCCACAGTGGGCTAACAGCCATGGGTCCCATCCCCATACCAATCCGGGGCACCTTCACAACTGCAGTTGTGGTTCTGGAGATGATCAAGGATGTGGAGACCGCAGTCTCAGGCCGCAAGGGCAGGAGTGGCACAGCAGCGGGCGATGTCGCCTTCCCCAAGGGGAAGGAGAACCTGGCCTCTGTGCTGAAGCGGTACAAGCGGAGGCTCGCCAGCAAGGGACAGTAG